A stretch of DNA from Methylomicrobium lacus LW14:
GCACGGTTTCAATGCAAACAATCTTGCGAACGCCAAATTACAGCGCTGAGTAATTTTGAGCAACGAACTCCCCCGACTCCGTTGACGGCACGGCTCTTTGCCTGCGAAAATGCGCCAGACAGTCTATCACCAGGGTTCCACCGATGAGTTCAAGATTGCCATTGCTCTCCAGCATCCCCCGTGTCTTACTGGTATTATTTCTGACAACGTCGCTTGGACACGGTGCTAACCTCGAACAAAATGCGCGGTCGCCAAGCTCAAGGCGGCCGGCACGCGCACCGCGGCCCTGCTTGCCTGTCACCAAAAAGCGATCTCCAAGGATGTCGCGGTCGATCCGAAATGCCTGCAGAATGCGGACCTCAAATTCATAAAAGCCATCGAGAAGGCAGAAAAGCAGTTGCCGTGTGCAGGCAGTAAAATCGATCTCACCCGAGAGGCGGATGCCTGCGTCACCAACCTCGTCGAGACGGTGGAGGTAACCGCGGCGACTGAGCCGCCGAGCCTTGCGGGCATTACGTCCGCCCACAATGCAGTGCGCGCCGAGGTCGGCGTCAGGCCGCTCGTCTGGAACACGTCTCTCGCCGCGACGGCACAGGCCTGGGCCGATCAGTGTAGCGATACTGCCGCCCCCAGCGGATTCATCGACCACAATCTCTCACGTAGCGCCACCTATCTCTACGTAGTGGGTGAAAATATTTATGCCAACACCGGAGCGGCCAAGGCCAATGACGCGGTATCAGCGTGGGCATCGGAGATCGCGAACTACGACTATGCCAGCAACACTTGCACCGGAATCTGCGGCCACTATACCCAAATCGTCTGGGCCGCGACGCACGAAGTCGGATGCGCGCGTTCCTCATGCCCCAGGCTCACCTTCAGTAATACAATCGTCTGCAACTACGGACCCGGAGGGAATATCGTCGGCCAAAAACCCTACTGAGCCGCTTTCGCCCGATAAATAACTTTTGCGTAAATCAGCAGATTTAGCACAATGACGGCAATGCCTAAACCGATTTGTATTTCCCTGGTAAGCCCGGCAGGATAGATGATCGGCATGAGGTAGTGTTCGATAAAATCGCTGGCGTATTGACCGCCGCTTGCCGAACGCAGCTGGTTTTCAAGATAAGTCAAAGGGCAAATCCAGCCGGCAAATTCGATCGAAGCGCCCCAGATCGCGGCGGGCAAGTGTAGCCACATCAGCTTCGGCCATTTCAAGACCAGCAGGCCGCCTAAACTCACGAAAAGAATGAAGCCAAAATGAAGCGCGACGATCAAATCGGCGAGTATCGGATTCGGCATATAAGCCGTGATCTTCTTAGCCTTTAATACAAATAACCGGTTCCAGCCTTGCGACTTTGCGCGAGAGTCCGGCCCTATCCGCCGCATCCACCACCGCACTGACGTCCTTATAGGCGAGAGGCGCTTCTTCGGCGATACCACGCAGCGAAGGACTGCGGATCAGGATGCCTTGCCTGGCCAGTTCATCGACCAATTCCCTACCCCGCCATTGTTTGGTCGCCTGATGCCGGCTCATCGCGCGCCCAGCGCCATGGCAGGAAGAACTGTACGCACGATATTCATTGTCTTTGGCGCCGCACAAGACATACGAACAGGTGCCCATCGAACCGCCGATCAAGACCGGCTGGCCGACATCCTTGAAAGCAGCGGGCAAATCGGGATGGCCGGGGCCATAGGCGCGGGTGGCGCCTTTGCGGTGGATGAACAACTCTTTCATTTGGCCGTTGACCTTATGCCTTTCCACCTTACAGGTATTGTGGGACACGTCGTAGAGAAGACCGAGCCTAGCCCCCGGAAATATCGAGGCCACGGCCTGCCGGGTCAAATGGGTCAGTATCTGGCGATTGGCCAGCGCACAATTGATGCCGGCGCGCATCGCGCCGAGATAGCGTGTGCCGAGCGGCGAATTGATCGGCGCACAGGCAAGCTCGCGGTCAGGCAGTGCTATTTTGTACTGGCTGGCCGAGACCGCCATATCTTTCAGAAATTCGGTACCGATCTGGTGGCCCAGGCCGCGCGAGCCGCAATGGATCGTGATCACAATATCGTCGATCGCAAGTCCGAACCGTTCCGCAATCGTTCGGTCGTAAATTTCGGTAACCCGTTGCACTTCCAGATAATGATTGCCGGAACCCAGAGTGCCCATTTCATCGTGCTGCCGCTCGCGGGCCTTCGCTGAAACTTCCGAGGGATCGGCCCCCTTCATGCGTCCCTGTTCTTCGGTGCGCTCCAGATCCTCCGCTTCGCCAAATCCTTGATCGACCGCCCATTGCGCCCCGCCGTTCAGCATCGCAATCATTTCGTGATGATTCAAGCTGATTTTGCCGCGGCTGCCGAGGCCGGCCGGAATCGTGCGGTAAAGTTCATCGGCGAGGCGATGCTTCTGTTCGAGAATGTCTTTGATGGTCAGGCCCGTATGTAAAGTGCGCACACCGCAGGAAATATCGAAACCGACGCCGCCGGCCGAAATCACGCCGCCCTGCTCCGGATCGAACGCGGCGACACCGCCTATCGGAAAACCGTAGCCCCAATGCGCATCGGGCATCGCATAGGCCGCATCGACGATGCCGGGCAAGGTTGCGACATTGGTGATCTGCTCGCACACTTTCTGGTCCATGTCGCGGATCAAACTGAAATCCGCATAGATCACCGCCGGCACGCGCATCGCGCCTTTCTGCGGAATTTCCCAGCAAGTTTCATCGCGTTGAATCAATTGACCGGTATCCATCGCTATTCTCCGCTATACATCGACGATGCATTGTGCGACCCACATCGCATCGGTATTTTGATAAACCCGCAACTCGGTAAAGGTCGCACCTTTAATCTCGACGGCCGGCTGGTGTTTTTCCCTATCAACCGACTCGCCGAATGCGGTTGCGGTTAATAACTCTTTATTGATGGCGACCTCGAAACGACCGAACAATAAATCCTGTGTGGTCATTTGAAAAATCAGCTCGTTGATCCAATCAAAGAATAATATATCGGGGTCGGCAGCCGAGCAGGTGATCGATAACGACCGGGATGGCTTGATTGCGTCCGGATCGGTGATCACAGCGATCAAGGCAAGCGCGGCTTGTTCGAACGCTTCCGACATCGTAGGCGCTATACCGCGAATACCGATATCCGCGTCGTGATCGAAATGTTCCCAGCGAGGGGGCGCCGTGTTATTCATCAGTCTGTTGTATTTGTATAATTTAAGCGAGACATTGACTGGGCTGATCCGTTGCAAAGCGTCGGTCGATAAAACTATTTTTCGGCTAGCATCTCATCGTTTATGATCTCTTTTACATCTCATCTTAAGAGGGCTTTGATTTGCTAGCGATCAATAATTTGTTTTCCGGCCTGCCCGAGCAATTGCCGGAGGAACTTTTTGAGCCTATTCTGCAGCGCAATGGCATCGAAATCGAACGGATTATTTCGAAAGGTCATGCGACACCTCCGGGGCAATGGTACGATCAGGATGGGGATGAATGGGTATTGCTGCTCCAGGGGCGGGCAACATTGGCTTATCAAAATGAAGCGGAGCCGATTCATTTGCAAGTAGGGGATTATTTATTGATTCCGGCGCATTGTCGTCACCGGGTCGAATGGACGGATCCTGCGATTGAAACCCTTTGGCTGGCCATCCATTGGCGTTAGATTTGAATTAGAGGGTATGCGGCTAATTTCTGCATTCAACAACCCACTTATTAGTAACCAATTCATCGGTTCATACGGCATTCAGTAAGTGCCGGCTACACTTTAATCTCGAAGTGAAATAGTAACTTTTATTACCTGGTTTTTTGTAGCTTAATACTACAGATCTCCCATCTCTTGGTTCGAGAAGGGGCTTATGGTCAGAAACGTCAAATGGTGACGGCAATGGATGAATTTGAAAAACAGTATGCACCGACTCGTAGCCAGAACAACATCATCGAGTCGCTTTGTCAGGAATTCAATGGCGTTAGCTTTTATGGGCTGGAATACGTCATTGAGGATTTTTTTCAACCGAAAAGGGTAAAGTCGACGAATTTAGCCTATGCAGCCGTGGATTGGTTCGGATTATATGACTAACTGGCCGCTCGATACCTCTATTGCTTCCCTGATCAGATTTTCTCGGTAGATTCAGGCCAGTTTTTAACCAACGTCTGCATAATTCCAGGCAAAAAAAAACCCAAGCCGTGTGGCTTGGGTTTTCGGATTAAGAGCTTGGCAATTCCCTACTTTCGCATGGCAACCTGCCACACTATCATCGGCGCTAAGCGGTTTCACTTCCGAGTTCGGGATGGGATCGGGTGGTTCACGCTCGCTATGGTCACCAAGCAAACTGGTGCGGTTGACGATGAGGGTCAACCTTCGGCAGGGCTGTCGCCGTGCCTTGGAAATCTGTAACCTTCGGTTCTCTCGCAGTCAAGCGTCAGCTGCACTGTAGTTTTCTTCTACAGCCACCCAAACCGATTGGGTGTTATATGGTCAAGCCTCACGGGCAATTAGTACACGTTAGCTACGCCCATTACTGGACTTCCACACCGTGCCTATCAACGTCGTAGTCTCCGACGGCCCTTCAGGGGACTTGAAGTCCCAGTGAGATCTCATCTTGGGAGGGGCTTCCCGCTTAGATGCTTTCAGCGGTTATCCTGTCCGAACGTAGCTACCCGGCAATGCCATTGGCATGACAACCGGAACACCAGCGGTTCGTCCACTCCGGTCCTCTCGTACTAGGAGCAGCTTCCCTCAAATCTCAAACGCCCACGGCAGATAGGGACCGAACTGTCTCACGACGTTCTGAACCCAGCTCGCGTACCACTTTAAATGGCGAACAGCCATACCCTTGGGACCTGCTTCAGCCCCAGGATGTGATGAGCCGACATCGAGGTGCCAAACACCGCCGTCGATATGAACTCTTGGGCGGTATCAGCCTGTTATCCCCGGAGTACCTTTTATCCGTTGAGCGATGGCCCTTCCATACAGAACCACCGGATCACTATGACCTACTTTCGTACCTGCTCGACCTGTCCGTCTCGCAGTCAAGCACCCTTATGCCATTGCACTCAGCGCATGATTTCCGACCATGCTGAGGGTACCTTCGTGCTCCTCCGTTACTCTTTGGGAGGAGACCGCCCCAGTCAAACTACCCACCAGACACTGTCCCCAATCCGGATTACGGACCTAGGTTAGAACTTCAAATAAACCAGGGTGGTATTTCAAGGTTGGCTCCACAGAAACTGGCGTTCCTGCTTCGAAGCCTCCCACCTATCCTACACAAGTCGATTCAAAGTCCAGTGTCAAGCTATAGTAAAGGTTCACGGGGTCTTTCCGTCTAACCGCGGGTAAACTGCATCTTCACAGCTATTTCAATTTCACTGAGTCTCGGGTGGAGACAGTGTGGCCATCGTTACGCCATTCGTGCAGGTCGGAACTTACCCGACAAGGAATTTCGCTACCTTAGGACCGTTATAGTTACGGCCGCCGTTTACTGGGGCTTCGATCAAGAGCTTCGCTTGCGCTGACCCCATCAATTAACCTTCCAGCACCGGGCAGGCGTCACACCCTATACTTCCTCTTTCGAGTTTGCAGAGTGCTATGTTTTTGCTAAACAGTCGCAGCCACCAATTTTATGCTGCCTTTCTCGGCTCCATGAGCAAGTCACTTCACCTAACAAAGGCGTACCTTATCCCGAAGTTACGGTACCATTTTGCCTAGTTCCTTCACCCGAGTTCTCTCAAGCGCCTTAGAATTCTCATCCCACCCACCTGTGTCGGTTTAGAGTACGGCCACTCGTAACCTGAAGCTTAGA
This window harbors:
- a CDS encoding CAP domain-containing protein encodes the protein MRAEVGVRPLVWNTSLAATAQAWADQCSDTAAPSGFIDHNLSRSATYLYVVGENIYANTGAAKANDAVSAWASEIANYDYASNTCTGICGHYTQIVWAATHEVGCARSSCPRLTFSNTIVCNYGPGGNIVGQKPY
- a CDS encoding DUF2784 domain-containing protein, producing the protein MPNPILADLIVALHFGFILFVSLGGLLVLKWPKLMWLHLPAAIWGASIEFAGWICPLTYLENQLRSASGGQYASDFIEHYLMPIIYPAGLTREIQIGLGIAVIVLNLLIYAKVIYRAKAAQ
- a CDS encoding RtcB family protein, producing the protein MDTGQLIQRDETCWEIPQKGAMRVPAVIYADFSLIRDMDQKVCEQITNVATLPGIVDAAYAMPDAHWGYGFPIGGVAAFDPEQGGVISAGGVGFDISCGVRTLHTGLTIKDILEQKHRLADELYRTIPAGLGSRGKISLNHHEMIAMLNGGAQWAVDQGFGEAEDLERTEEQGRMKGADPSEVSAKARERQHDEMGTLGSGNHYLEVQRVTEIYDRTIAERFGLAIDDIVITIHCGSRGLGHQIGTEFLKDMAVSASQYKIALPDRELACAPINSPLGTRYLGAMRAGINCALANRQILTHLTRQAVASIFPGARLGLLYDVSHNTCKVERHKVNGQMKELFIHRKGATRAYGPGHPDLPAAFKDVGQPVLIGGSMGTCSYVLCGAKDNEYRAYSSSCHGAGRAMSRHQATKQWRGRELVDELARQGILIRSPSLRGIAEEAPLAYKDVSAVVDAADRAGLSRKVARLEPVICIKG
- a CDS encoding archease, whose product is MNNTAPPRWEHFDHDADIGIRGIAPTMSEAFEQAALALIAVITDPDAIKPSRSLSITCSAADPDILFFDWINELIFQMTTQDLLFGRFEVAINKELLTATAFGESVDREKHQPAVEIKGATFTELRVYQNTDAMWVAQCIVDV
- a CDS encoding cupin domain-containing protein codes for the protein MLAINNLFSGLPEQLPEELFEPILQRNGIEIERIISKGHATPPGQWYDQDGDEWVLLLQGRATLAYQNEAEPIHLQVGDYLLIPAHCRHRVEWTDPAIETLWLAIHWR